The proteins below come from a single Corynebacterium glyciniphilum AJ 3170 genomic window:
- a CDS encoding ABC transporter ATP-binding protein, which produces MITLKNVGEVYRTQNGGEVEALRDISLDVADGEIVCLVGPSGCGKSTLLRLLAGYLAPTSGSLEVDGASLRGPGTDRGVVFQQPTLFPWYTVGQNIRLSYRYSGMAEKADRADELLGLVGLSEAVDRYPHELSGGMQQRVQIARVLAAGPEHVLMDEPFGALDPFTREQLQAELLRVWATSFPSIVFVTHSVEEALLLGHRVVVMAAGPGRVLEVVDVPESLRVDVSSDVPRETIQARLRDLSTNPDVVTLRRQVSELISSVSRA; this is translated from the coding sequence ATGATCACCTTGAAGAATGTCGGTGAGGTTTACCGGACTCAGAATGGCGGAGAGGTGGAGGCCCTCCGCGACATATCGCTGGATGTCGCTGACGGTGAGATCGTGTGTCTTGTCGGGCCCTCCGGATGCGGTAAGTCGACACTGTTGCGGTTGCTGGCAGGCTACCTTGCTCCGACATCCGGATCACTGGAGGTGGATGGGGCTAGCCTGCGCGGGCCTGGAACGGACAGGGGAGTGGTGTTCCAGCAACCCACGCTATTTCCCTGGTATACCGTCGGGCAGAACATTCGTTTGTCGTACCGGTATTCGGGCATGGCAGAGAAGGCGGACCGGGCGGACGAACTGCTGGGGCTCGTCGGACTGTCAGAAGCGGTGGATCGTTATCCGCATGAGTTGTCGGGCGGCATGCAGCAACGGGTCCAGATTGCCCGTGTGCTGGCCGCGGGCCCGGAACATGTACTGATGGATGAGCCATTCGGCGCGCTAGATCCGTTCACTCGTGAGCAGTTGCAGGCCGAGCTTCTGCGGGTGTGGGCGACGTCGTTCCCTTCGATTGTCTTCGTGACTCACAGTGTGGAGGAAGCGCTGTTACTGGGGCACCGTGTGGTGGTCATGGCTGCCGGCCCTGGCAGAGTTCTCGAAGTGGTGGACGTCCCGGAATCGCTCCGCGTGGACGTGTCATCTGATGTTCCACGTGAAACCATTCAGGCACGCCTGAGGGACCTGTCGACGAACCCTGATGTCGTAACCCTGCGACGGCAAGTCTCAGAGTTGATCTCGTCAGTCAGTCGAGCCTGA
- a CDS encoding flavin reductase family protein, translating to MITAHTDTMSAPRLPLAVLAAEVSGKMMCVIIDSYFDESLAPGLVSVRIPTGDPAWQELRTAPRLGISVLNPLQTIGVAHIAQSLVADDGVGVVEGAAVHLTARLYQEFDAGEHTVALMSVSGRRTGEIASEQRDYLFAAA from the coding sequence ATGATCACAGCACACACGGACACGATGTCCGCTCCCCGTCTTCCCCTGGCCGTTCTGGCAGCAGAGGTCAGCGGAAAGATGATGTGTGTGATCATCGATTCCTACTTCGATGAAAGCCTTGCTCCCGGCCTCGTCTCGGTTCGAATCCCCACGGGTGACCCCGCGTGGCAGGAGCTGCGTACAGCACCGCGGCTCGGCATCTCCGTCCTGAACCCGCTGCAGACCATCGGGGTCGCCCATATCGCGCAGTCCCTGGTTGCCGATGATGGCGTCGGTGTCGTCGAAGGAGCAGCAGTACACCTCACGGCGCGCCTCTATCAGGAGTTCGACGCAGGGGAGCACACTGTGGCGCTCATGAGCGTCTCGGGTCGCCGTACCGGCGAGATCGCCTCGGAGCAGCGTGACTACCTGTTCGCTGCGGCCTGA
- a CDS encoding siderophore-interacting protein has translation MPRPARPAHSATVTGTSRISRDMVRVTLSCKSLPYSELNHTDHYVKLLFPPAGASYSWPFDPAKVREELPRDEWPVTRTYTLRSWDADAQTVDIDFVSHGDTGLAGPWADAARPGDQIGFMGPGGAWHPDGPHTVFAGDEAAAPAIFAGIEALPQDATAEAWVEVADAEAHLPAPTHPGVTIHWVDRDGATHGTELVRAVTAAGVPSGETRWFIHGVAEMIRDLRRFLFVENGIPKSEVSISGYWRLGMVEDEWQASKREFTEEIEASEAQAAANR, from the coding sequence ATGCCCCGTCCAGCACGTCCCGCCCACTCCGCCACCGTGACCGGCACGTCACGGATTTCCCGCGACATGGTGCGAGTCACCCTCTCGTGCAAGTCTCTCCCCTACTCCGAACTGAATCACACCGACCACTACGTCAAGCTCCTTTTCCCGCCGGCCGGTGCATCCTACTCGTGGCCGTTCGACCCGGCGAAGGTCCGCGAAGAGCTACCGCGTGATGAGTGGCCCGTGACCCGCACCTACACACTTCGTTCGTGGGATGCCGATGCACAGACAGTTGACATCGACTTCGTCTCCCACGGTGACACGGGCCTCGCCGGCCCCTGGGCCGACGCCGCACGACCGGGTGACCAGATCGGTTTCATGGGCCCTGGCGGAGCGTGGCACCCCGACGGTCCACACACCGTCTTCGCCGGCGATGAAGCAGCGGCGCCTGCGATCTTCGCCGGTATCGAGGCGCTACCCCAGGACGCCACTGCCGAAGCATGGGTCGAGGTCGCTGACGCTGAGGCTCATCTGCCGGCGCCGACGCATCCTGGAGTTACCATTCACTGGGTCGACCGTGACGGAGCCACCCACGGAACAGAACTGGTCAGAGCTGTCACAGCGGCCGGGGTACCGTCCGGCGAGACCCGCTGGTTCATTCACGGCGTCGCCGAAATGATCCGCGACCTGCGGAGATTCCTTTTTGTGGAGAACGGTATCCCGAAGTCCGAGGTCTCGATCTCCGGCTACTGGCGCCTCGGCATGGTCGAGGACGAATGGCAGGCCAGCAAGCGCGAGTTCACCGAGGAGATCGAGGCGAGCGAAGCTCAGGCCGCAGCGAACAGGTAG
- the gyrA gene encoding DNA gyrase subunit A, whose protein sequence is MSDDNYGGGETLFDRITPIDLNEEMRNSYIDYAMSVIVGRALPEVRDGLKPVHRRVLYAMYDSGFRPDRSYVKSAKPVAETMGNYHPHGDTAIYDTLVRMAQPWSMRYPLVDGQGNFGSRGNDGPAAMRYTECRLTPLALEMVRDIRENTVDFSPNYDGKTTEPDVLPSRVPNLLMNGSGGIAVGMATNIPPHNLNELAEAVFWLLENPQADEQTALDACMERVKGPDFPTAGMIVGDSGIKDAYTTGRGSIRMRGRADIEEDGNRQIIVITELPYQVNPDNLVASIAEQVRDGKIAGIAKIDDESSDRVGMRIVVTLKRDAVPRVVLNNLYKHSQLQTSFGANMLSIVEGVPRTLRLDQMLRFYVKHQIEVIIRRTQYRLDEAEKRAHILRGLVKALDALDEVIALIRRSQTVDIAREGLRDLLDIDDVQADAILAMQLRRLAALERQKIVDELAEIEETIADLKDILASPERQRSIVHDELAEIVEKFGDDRRTEIVGATGDVSEEDLIARENVVVTITSTGYAKRTKVDSYRSQRRGGKGVRGAELKQDDIVRHFFVCSTHDIIMFFTNYGRVYRLKAYELPEATRTARGQHVANLLEFQPGEQIAQVIQIQSFEDAPYLVLATQQGRVKKSHLTDYDTARSGGLIAINLNESDKLIGARLCTGEDDLLLVSEEGQALRFTADDDTLRPMGRATAGVKGMRFKGDDQLLALTVADDNSYLLVATSGGYGKRTAVEEYPVKGRGTLGVMTFKYDPKRGKLIGAVTVGLDDEVFAITSAGGVIRTPVKQIRSSSRATMGVRLVDLAKGVELLAVDRNVEDEGEEVVNQAAENS, encoded by the coding sequence GTGAGCGACGACAACTACGGCGGCGGCGAGACGCTGTTCGACCGCATCACCCCCATTGACCTCAATGAGGAGATGCGGAACAGCTACATCGACTACGCCATGAGCGTCATCGTGGGCCGTGCGCTGCCCGAGGTCCGGGATGGCCTGAAGCCTGTCCACCGGCGTGTTCTCTACGCGATGTATGACAGTGGTTTCCGCCCGGACCGCAGCTACGTCAAGTCCGCCAAACCCGTCGCTGAGACGATGGGTAACTACCACCCCCACGGCGACACCGCCATCTACGACACCCTCGTTCGCATGGCACAACCCTGGTCGATGCGGTACCCACTCGTCGACGGGCAGGGTAACTTCGGTTCCCGCGGTAACGACGGCCCGGCTGCCATGCGTTACACCGAGTGCCGGCTGACACCGCTGGCACTGGAGATGGTGCGCGACATCCGCGAGAACACCGTCGACTTTTCCCCGAACTACGACGGGAAGACGACTGAGCCGGACGTCCTGCCGTCCCGCGTCCCCAATCTGCTCATGAACGGATCCGGCGGTATCGCCGTCGGTATGGCGACGAACATTCCGCCGCATAACCTCAATGAACTCGCCGAAGCGGTCTTCTGGCTGCTCGAGAATCCGCAGGCGGACGAGCAGACGGCACTGGACGCGTGTATGGAGCGCGTCAAGGGACCGGACTTCCCGACCGCGGGCATGATCGTGGGCGACTCCGGCATCAAGGACGCCTACACGACCGGTCGTGGTTCCATCCGCATGCGCGGCCGCGCCGACATCGAGGAAGACGGCAACCGGCAGATCATCGTGATCACGGAGCTGCCTTACCAGGTCAACCCGGACAACCTGGTGGCGTCGATCGCCGAACAGGTCCGCGACGGCAAGATCGCCGGCATCGCCAAGATCGACGACGAATCGTCCGATCGTGTCGGTATGCGCATCGTCGTCACTCTGAAGCGGGACGCCGTGCCGCGCGTGGTGCTGAACAACCTGTACAAGCACTCCCAGCTGCAGACCAGCTTCGGGGCAAACATGTTGTCCATCGTCGAGGGGGTGCCCCGCACCCTGCGTCTCGACCAGATGCTGCGTTTCTACGTGAAGCACCAGATCGAAGTCATCATCCGCCGGACGCAGTACCGGCTTGACGAAGCTGAGAAGCGGGCCCACATCCTGCGCGGACTGGTCAAGGCGCTTGACGCGCTGGACGAGGTCATCGCGCTGATCCGCCGCTCCCAGACCGTGGACATCGCCCGCGAGGGACTGCGCGACCTCCTCGACATCGACGATGTTCAGGCGGACGCCATCCTGGCGATGCAGCTGCGCCGCCTGGCGGCTCTGGAGCGACAGAAGATCGTCGACGAGCTCGCGGAGATCGAGGAGACCATCGCTGACCTCAAGGACATCCTGGCGTCCCCTGAGCGTCAGCGCAGTATCGTCCACGACGAGCTCGCGGAGATCGTGGAGAAGTTCGGCGACGACCGTCGCACCGAGATCGTCGGAGCCACCGGGGATGTGTCCGAAGAGGATCTCATCGCCCGGGAGAACGTCGTCGTCACGATCACCTCGACCGGTTACGCCAAGCGTACGAAGGTCGACTCCTACCGCTCGCAGCGTCGTGGCGGGAAGGGTGTGCGTGGTGCGGAGTTGAAGCAGGACGACATCGTGCGTCACTTCTTCGTCTGCTCCACCCACGACATCATCATGTTCTTCACCAACTACGGCCGCGTCTACCGACTCAAGGCCTACGAACTGCCGGAAGCCACCAGGACGGCGCGTGGTCAGCACGTGGCGAACCTGCTCGAGTTCCAGCCCGGTGAGCAGATCGCCCAGGTCATCCAGATCCAGTCCTTCGAGGACGCCCCCTATCTGGTGCTGGCGACCCAGCAGGGTCGGGTGAAGAAGTCTCACCTCACCGACTACGACACTGCCCGTTCCGGTGGTCTGATCGCCATCAACCTCAACGAGAGTGACAAGCTCATCGGGGCTCGCCTGTGCACGGGTGAGGACGACCTTCTGCTCGTCTCCGAGGAGGGCCAGGCATTGCGTTTCACTGCCGACGACGACACGCTGCGTCCTATGGGACGCGCTACCGCCGGCGTTAAGGGCATGCGTTTCAAGGGTGACGATCAGTTGCTGGCGTTGACTGTCGCCGACGACAACTCCTATCTGCTTGTCGCTACCTCGGGAGGTTACGGTAAGCGCACCGCGGTGGAGGAGTATCCGGTAAAGGGCCGTGGGACCCTCGGTGTCATGACCTTCAAGTACGATCCGAAACGCGGCAAGCTGATCGGTGCGGTGACCGTCGGCCTGGACGATGAGGTCTTTGCGATCACCTCCGCTGGCGGAGTCATCCGTACCCCGGTGAAGCAGATCCGCAGTTCCTCCCGTGCGACCATGGGCGTGCGACTGGTCGACCTGGCCAAGGGTGTGGAACTGCTCGCCGTCGACCGCAATGTCGAGGATGAGGGCGAGGAAGTGGTCAACCAGGCGGCGGAGAACTCATGA
- a CDS encoding DUF3566 domain-containing protein: MRASLREIAPLSALKIGAILSACVFVAWMVAAALIYIFLGLGGVWDRMNNLLADLIGADRISAGLYFGVAAGVGLLEFIVVTLFAPVMALLYNAATGLVGGLQVTISPQDVKETETPENVP; this comes from the coding sequence ATGAGAGCCTCACTCCGGGAGATTGCACCGCTAAGTGCATTGAAGATCGGTGCGATCCTGAGCGCCTGTGTCTTCGTCGCGTGGATGGTCGCCGCCGCCCTGATCTACATCTTCCTGGGGCTCGGTGGCGTCTGGGACCGGATGAACAACCTGTTGGCCGATCTCATCGGTGCCGATCGGATCTCCGCCGGTCTGTACTTCGGTGTCGCGGCCGGTGTCGGTCTGTTGGAATTTATCGTCGTGACTCTGTTCGCCCCGGTGATGGCGTTGCTCTACAACGCGGCGACCGGACTTGTCGGCGGGCTCCAGGTGACGATTTCCCCTCAGGATGTGAAGGAGACAGAGACTCCCGAAAACGTGCCCTGA
- a CDS encoding DUF4442 domain-containing protein, with the protein MMASLTRLGNDYRVWDIRSEVDFKKPGKGTITADMRISESTYDLIKEKTADGSKYLHWHEVDITDEQGDTVATVRKQVYYRLKQR; encoded by the coding sequence ATGATGGCATCACTCACCAGACTAGGAAACGACTATAGAGTCTGGGACATCAGGAGCGAGGTCGACTTCAAGAAACCTGGCAAAGGCACCATCACCGCCGACATGCGCATCAGCGAGAGCACCTACGACCTCATAAAGGAGAAGACCGCCGACGGTTCCAAGTACCTCCACTGGCACGAGGTCGACATCACAGACGAACAGGGCGACACGGTAGCGACGGTCCGTAAACAGGTTTACTACCGGCTCAAACAACGCTGA
- a CDS encoding LacI family DNA-binding transcriptional regulator → MTRRITLSDVARRAGVSVSTVSFVLNDRPGSRIPETTAANVRAAAQALGYTPDHYARGLKTGRSKAIGFISDEVTVTRYASAMIRGILNVGEANQHAVFIAETGHGERELVRAIRELQSRRVDGLILGMMQARELDVPNEFAALPMVVVNGTAGSIPAILPDEYTAGERTVHFLLERGHRTIGLVGRSPLHQDPRVSVTIGRRFRGLDAAMKEAGLGFALEVPGHEWEPDLGYRAAQEIVSRPDVTAVVAANDRIGFGLHQGLAQSGTPVPDVSVISFDDDPLASYLRPGLTTTQLPYERMGEVAAGLVLRRASALQGKGKREMNDAETLVPMPLIVRSSVAVLAS, encoded by the coding sequence GTGACACGACGCATCACCCTATCTGATGTCGCCAGACGGGCCGGGGTGTCTGTCTCGACAGTGAGTTTCGTCCTCAATGATCGCCCTGGCTCGCGTATCCCCGAGACCACAGCGGCCAACGTCCGTGCCGCTGCTCAGGCACTCGGCTACACCCCTGACCATTATGCGCGAGGGCTGAAGACTGGGCGTTCCAAGGCTATCGGCTTCATCTCTGATGAGGTGACTGTGACTCGTTACGCCTCCGCCATGATCCGAGGCATACTCAACGTCGGCGAAGCGAACCAGCACGCGGTTTTTATCGCTGAGACAGGTCACGGTGAGAGGGAGTTGGTCCGAGCAATCCGGGAGTTGCAGTCGCGGCGCGTCGACGGCCTCATCCTCGGAATGATGCAGGCGCGAGAACTCGATGTTCCCAATGAGTTTGCTGCTCTGCCGATGGTCGTCGTTAACGGCACGGCCGGCAGCATTCCGGCGATCCTGCCGGATGAGTACACCGCTGGTGAGAGGACCGTTCACTTTCTCCTGGAACGTGGGCACCGGACCATCGGACTTGTCGGGAGGTCACCTTTACATCAGGATCCACGAGTCTCAGTCACCATCGGCCGTCGTTTCAGAGGTCTCGATGCTGCAATGAAGGAAGCGGGTCTGGGGTTTGCGCTAGAGGTTCCAGGGCACGAATGGGAACCTGACCTCGGCTACCGTGCTGCACAGGAGATCGTGAGTCGGCCGGACGTGACCGCGGTGGTGGCCGCCAACGACCGCATCGGATTCGGACTACACCAGGGGCTGGCCCAGTCCGGAACACCGGTCCCCGACGTTTCGGTCATCTCCTTCGATGACGATCCTTTGGCTTCATATCTTAGGCCGGGGCTTACGACCACACAGTTGCCGTACGAACGGATGGGGGAGGTTGCCGCAGGTCTCGTTCTTCGTCGTGCCTCTGCCCTACAGGGCAAAGGGAAGCGCGAGATGAATGATGCCGAGACGTTGGTCCCTATGCCGTTGATCGTGAGATCCTCTGTCGCGGTCCTGGCATCCTGA
- a CDS encoding MFS transporter — protein sequence MANFKMSLRNPSYLQSSVTLLLFFGSWGIWWSFFQLWLTREDGLNLSGSEVGTVYAVNSLSTLIIMFFFGTLQDRLGIRRHLSITVGVVAACVAPFMIWVYEPLLQSQFILGVILGSVVLSAGFMSGVGLLEALAERMSRRYDFEYGQARMWGSFGYALVALTAGFLFTIDPHLNFWAGSLLGTALLLIQIFWRPRNAVATAAGAAESEAAQPGLREMAGLLKKRSLWAIIVFVLFSWTFYTVYDQQMFPDFYTSLFDSRAQGERVYGVLNSIQVFAEAAMMGLIPVLMRKVGIRTALLLGTAVMAFRILGSAVFDDPVVISAIKMLHAVEVPLFILPIFRYFTLHFNPVLSATLYMVGFQISAQVGNVVLSQPLGALRDEVGYQPTFVVISMIVLGAGLYAFFALKRDDEHVLGDPFHRDGRAAARSAATVAEVPDHERLPVPNTSTSQAKEYPDDGR from the coding sequence GTGGCTAACTTCAAGATGTCGTTACGGAACCCGTCGTATCTGCAGAGCTCGGTGACGTTACTGCTGTTCTTCGGATCGTGGGGTATCTGGTGGTCGTTCTTTCAGCTGTGGCTGACTCGGGAAGACGGGCTCAATCTCAGCGGGTCAGAAGTGGGCACAGTGTATGCCGTTAATTCACTCTCCACCCTGATCATCATGTTCTTTTTCGGGACACTGCAGGACAGGCTCGGGATTCGTCGGCATCTCTCGATCACCGTTGGTGTGGTTGCTGCGTGCGTGGCTCCTTTCATGATCTGGGTCTACGAACCCCTTCTTCAGAGCCAGTTCATCCTCGGCGTAATTCTGGGATCTGTGGTCCTCTCGGCGGGTTTCATGTCGGGGGTCGGACTGCTGGAGGCACTGGCCGAGCGGATGAGCCGGAGGTACGACTTTGAATACGGCCAGGCGCGAATGTGGGGGTCCTTCGGGTATGCGCTCGTTGCGCTGACGGCAGGCTTCCTCTTCACCATCGACCCACACCTCAACTTCTGGGCTGGTTCCCTATTAGGAACGGCGCTACTGTTGATACAGATTTTTTGGAGACCAAGGAATGCGGTGGCAACTGCGGCGGGGGCTGCGGAGAGCGAGGCTGCGCAGCCGGGACTTCGAGAAATGGCAGGGCTTCTCAAGAAACGGTCCTTGTGGGCCATTATCGTGTTCGTCCTTTTTTCTTGGACGTTCTACACTGTGTATGATCAGCAGATGTTCCCTGACTTCTACACGAGTTTGTTCGATTCTCGGGCGCAGGGGGAGCGGGTCTACGGTGTACTGAACTCGATCCAGGTTTTCGCCGAGGCTGCGATGATGGGGCTGATCCCGGTGCTCATGCGCAAGGTCGGGATCCGGACCGCCTTGTTGCTCGGAACGGCGGTAATGGCATTCCGTATCCTTGGTTCCGCTGTCTTCGACGACCCCGTCGTGATTTCGGCGATTAAGATGCTGCACGCAGTGGAAGTACCACTGTTCATCTTGCCGATTTTCCGGTATTTCACGCTACACTTCAATCCGGTGCTATCGGCGACGCTCTACATGGTGGGCTTTCAGATCTCAGCGCAAGTTGGCAACGTGGTACTGTCCCAGCCGCTGGGTGCGCTTCGGGATGAGGTAGGCTACCAGCCCACATTCGTGGTCATCTCAATGATTGTCCTGGGCGCTGGACTCTATGCATTCTTCGCGCTGAAACGGGATGACGAACACGTGCTCGGGGATCCGTTCCACAGGGATGGACGTGCCGCAGCGCGCTCGGCGGCGACAGTCGCCGAAGTTCCGGACCACGAGCGACTTCCAGTCCCCAACACATCTACTTCCCAGGCGAAGGAGTATCCCGACGATGGACGATGA
- a CDS encoding glycoside hydrolase family 32 protein: MDDELTAAEDGVSALLSRRRERWYPVFHIAAKAGWINDPNGLSYFNGRYQVFFQHHPFGTNHGPMHWGHVSSVDMITWRREPIALAPSVEADRDGVFSGSAVVSDDEKLVAYFTGHRWRNGVNEDQGNLQVQCMAVSENGRTFEKKEVIVECPEGLQHFRDPKVWRTGDRWFMIFGACSAENRGQVWLYTSDDMYNWEFDRVIFEDPDPSVFMLECPDMFPLGDRWVLLYCPMGLESDGYRGRNDHNAGYVVGSWAPGEKFEQATEYRPLDWGHQFYAPQTFEAPDGRRIAYGWMGSFAVPTPPQLTDNWAGQLTVPRELTLDDDQLRNTPVAEIRSLRDSTTEFGEFRLRSNEERVLMADSEAAEIELELDLSATTAERIGLKVHNTLDGAHTLVCYDDLAGRVCVDRRLTGNGDRGYRAAPWPREDHLRLRVLIDRGSVEVFVNDGEESLSSFSFPNEGPRGIVLVSESGDTHVASLNVHTLATIWERPDR, encoded by the coding sequence ATGGACGATGAATTAACCGCTGCAGAGGACGGCGTCTCCGCTTTGTTGTCGAGGCGGCGTGAGAGGTGGTACCCGGTCTTCCATATCGCCGCCAAAGCGGGATGGATTAACGATCCCAACGGGCTATCGTACTTCAACGGCCGCTATCAGGTGTTCTTTCAACACCATCCGTTCGGCACAAATCATGGTCCCATGCACTGGGGACATGTCTCATCCGTTGACATGATTACGTGGCGACGCGAACCTATTGCCTTGGCACCATCGGTTGAAGCGGACCGCGACGGAGTGTTCTCTGGATCCGCTGTCGTCTCAGATGACGAAAAGCTCGTCGCGTACTTCACCGGACACCGTTGGCGTAACGGTGTCAATGAAGACCAAGGTAACCTGCAGGTTCAGTGCATGGCGGTGTCCGAGAATGGGCGGACGTTCGAGAAGAAGGAAGTTATTGTCGAGTGCCCGGAAGGGTTGCAGCACTTCAGGGATCCGAAAGTGTGGCGCACTGGGGACCGATGGTTCATGATCTTTGGGGCCTGCTCTGCAGAAAATCGTGGCCAGGTATGGCTTTATACCTCCGATGACATGTACAACTGGGAGTTCGATCGCGTGATCTTTGAGGATCCCGATCCTTCGGTCTTCATGCTGGAATGCCCCGACATGTTTCCGTTGGGTGACCGGTGGGTTTTGCTTTACTGCCCTATGGGGCTGGAATCGGATGGCTATCGTGGGCGCAACGATCATAATGCCGGTTATGTGGTGGGTAGTTGGGCACCCGGTGAGAAGTTCGAACAAGCCACCGAGTACCGTCCGCTCGACTGGGGGCACCAGTTCTATGCCCCCCAGACTTTCGAGGCTCCCGATGGGCGACGGATCGCCTATGGGTGGATGGGGTCGTTCGCTGTGCCTACCCCTCCGCAGCTGACAGACAACTGGGCAGGACAGCTTACGGTTCCACGTGAACTGACACTCGACGACGACCAACTGCGCAATACCCCGGTCGCTGAAATACGAAGCTTGCGCGACAGTACTACGGAGTTCGGAGAGTTTCGGTTACGGTCTAACGAAGAGCGAGTACTGATGGCGGACTCAGAGGCCGCTGAGATCGAGCTCGAGTTGGACCTCTCGGCGACAACTGCTGAGCGAATCGGTCTGAAGGTCCACAACACGCTCGACGGCGCGCACACCCTGGTGTGCTACGACGACCTCGCCGGACGGGTGTGCGTAGACCGTCGCTTGACTGGAAACGGAGATCGTGGGTATCGAGCAGCCCCCTGGCCGCGGGAAGACCACCTCCGACTGCGGGTACTTATCGATCGCGGGTCAGTGGAGGTCTTTGTCAACGATGGAGAGGAGTCGCTGTCCTCCTTTAGCTTCCCGAATGAGGGACCGCGGGGCATCGTGCTGGTCTCGGAATCCGGCGACACCCACGTCGCGAGCCTGAACGTACACACTCTGGCTACTATTTGGGAGCGACCGGATCGTTGA
- a CDS encoding GNAT family N-acetyltransferase, with product MLQLRPATPSDLTSAADTLSLAFANYSWTDWTVAADRHVERIREIQRLCLEHIALPHGLVYVSDDITGVIALTGPGAQQHISSGIWSQIRSTTGDAPADDTDLSLPQSPVTESWELATIGVHPKHRGNGLGSALIAHALNVLDTATGERTPVHLETSDPRNVDLYARSGFVTHAETRLRNGPTVWSMQRE from the coding sequence ATGCTTCAACTAAGGCCAGCAACTCCTAGCGACCTCACCAGCGCGGCCGACACTCTTTCGCTCGCTTTCGCGAACTACTCATGGACCGACTGGACTGTCGCCGCGGACAGGCATGTCGAGCGAATCCGTGAGATTCAACGTCTCTGCCTCGAACATATTGCTCTGCCGCACGGGCTTGTCTACGTCAGCGACGACATTACCGGCGTCATCGCACTCACCGGCCCAGGAGCTCAGCAGCACATCTCCTCAGGTATATGGTCACAGATTCGGTCCACTACGGGAGATGCGCCAGCGGACGACACCGATCTAAGCCTCCCCCAGTCCCCCGTCACCGAGAGTTGGGAACTCGCCACCATAGGAGTACATCCCAAGCACAGGGGAAACGGTCTGGGCAGCGCGCTGATCGCCCATGCGCTCAATGTCCTGGACACCGCCACTGGCGAGCGGACTCCCGTGCATCTGGAGACCTCCGATCCCCGTAACGTCGACCTGTACGCACGCTCTGGTTTCGTGACTCACGCCGAAACACGTCTCAGGAACGGCCCCACGGTGTGGTCGATGCAACGCGAATAA